A genome region from Hevea brasiliensis isolate MT/VB/25A 57/8 chromosome 7, ASM3005281v1, whole genome shotgun sequence includes the following:
- the LOC110634053 gene encoding uncharacterized protein LOC110634053 — protein MPVADPTSGRLFIWLISCFLFTSIAVGGTFLLLYIILPQNEARPWLPIAGVTLVCLPWIFWCFTCLYRIISRALGVRVVIGASGGGGSGGRGGSRVHSRSNIFNASGNVASHVPANIDSPIESAEEGDGRQVKFGGAVMLGGGDDDDDNEKKNARSLSTSISSNDLSIASQESEMPLTSDIAS, from the coding sequence ATGCCTGTAGCAGATCCCACTTCCGGGCGTTTATTTATATGGCTCATCTCTTGTTTCTTGTTTACCTCTATCGCCGTTGGTGGCACCTTCCTCCTTTTGTACATTATCCTCCCTCAGAATGAAGCTAGGCCTTGGCTTCCTATTGCTGGTGTAACGCTAGTTTGCCTCCCTTGGATTTTTTGGTGCTTTACTTGTCTTTATCGCATCATTTCTCGAGCTCTCGGAGTTAGGGTTGTTATTGGTGCTAGTGgcggtggtggtagtggtggtagGGGTGGCAGCCGTGTTCATTCTCGTTCAAACATTTTTAATGCATCAGGGAACGTAGCATCCCATGTGCCTGCAAACATTGACTCTCCAATAGAGTCTGCTGAAGAAGGAGATGGGAGGCAAGTCAAATTTGGAGGGGCAGTGATGTTGGGAGGGGGTGATGATGATGACGACAATGAAAAGAAGAATGCAAGGAGTTTATCAACAAGCATTTCGAGCAATGATTTGTCTATTGCTTCTCAAGAGAGTGAAATGCCATTAACCTCAGATATTGCATCCTAA